The DNA segment TACCTAATTTGAGCTTGATGACCAATAGCAAATGGGAGGGCCATGACTCCAACTCCATAGAATCATGCATACTAAACATTGTTTAACTCGTATTTATGTTGTTCTGACTTCTTTTGAAAAGGTTccataatattatttcaaataaaatGGTAATGATAACCATACTCGGCCCGTGACTCTTTAGCCAAAAACATCCTCATGATGACTACTTTCCACCTGATTGTATTTGGAGGTAAAGTGCTAGGGCGAAAACAATGCTTCATTTTTAATTCATTGCGGCATCAGAGCTACATCTGTCTCTCGAAATATAAAGTTGCTAAACAGCAGTGAATTCAAGAATCTAATTTTAAAAGAACGTAGATGCACTGAGAAAGAGTCATTTTTGTAGTTGCCTAATTACCTTATTATGAGTATCAGATTCTTTAAAAGTATGTTAGCTAATATTGCCAAATTATGTGAAAATATTCTCAGTTTGCTTcccgtttttctttttgcttttacAAAGTTCgtttagttaaaaaaataagtgttttttttcttaGGTCTGTATAGACGTTATTGTCCAAAGGCTTGGTGATGCGACAGCTGCTGGAATTTACAGTTTGCTGTTCAGCAGACTTGAGAAGAAAGCATCCATGGTTACCCTCTATGCATTGCCGGTATGAATCATATTTGTGGTGATTTGCTTACTGTTTTCTGCTGTTTCTTATGTGGTTTTGTTTTTGTGTGTATTGTGGCCCTTAGGATGTCATTGCTGATATGCATACCGGCATCACTACCTCAACGTGCTATACTCCATTAGAAACTAAATAAGATATAGTTGGAGTCCTCATGTAAAGGTGCACATTTGTGTGAGGATTCAGACTAGAGGGCATGAGTATTAGGAGTTTTTAGGCGACCTTTTGATTGCTGAGCACAATTAGAAATAGGAATCCAAAATCCATACTGAAGATGAAAAGTTGAAAACTATATACACGAGTATGCAGAAAATGGTTAACTTTTGCAACCAGTTGGAACCCTGGTATTAGATAACTAAAAGGAATTGCTAGATAAATTTCTTGGTGTCaagtattttctttcatttacTAGGTCCTGAGATAGATCACTAAAGAGttattttgttccttttttttatcaGCTCTGCTTCCTGTGGCTTCTCACTGCATTTCATTTGGGGCGGCTCCAGACAAATCTTGCCAGGCTTCAGGCCGCTCCCGTGCCATCCTAATTCCTAACCCTTAAAGGACTAAAACTTGATACCGCTATATATTTCATGTTTTTACCGGGAGTGAAGCTGGTTATTCCTGGCCTTTTCTCTCTAGGTTTTGACTCAATATAGAGAACTGCTGGACGTAGCCTGAGATAGATAGTGCTTCCAGGATGTAGAAAGAATAGTCTCTAAAAGGCATGCCATTGTTGATATTGAATTTCCTCGCTTGTTTCTAAGGATGGCAGAATCATGGTGAAACCTTTGAATCCAGACTTTTCCTTTTAGGACGAAACTGCAGTTAACTACAGAGAGAGTTCAACAAAGAGAATGAGATTGTATACaataaagagaaaaaggagtgCTAAGACATGTAGAGTAGAACGATTTGCTATTCTTGTATCACCTTCAGTTACTGCATGGCAGAAACCGTATCATGCAAACTGCAGGGTAATATTACTCCGGTGTTAATGGAAGTCTTCCTGGACTTATTGGGCAATATTCTGCTCTTTTGGAACAGCATTTTATTGCTAGGGATTCACATCTTACTGTTATTTGCCAATAACTAGAGCCGACACTATCggtttttatttatttagttttcaATCATGGGTAGACGCCCCTATGTCACATTTTTTTGTTGGAAACGCAAGAAACATTACAGAACCATGCTTACATTATATTGATGCTAAACACAGTATTAATAATAATACATCAGGGACAGTTGCATGGCGTTGCAGGTATGATGTTGTTCATAAGAATTCATCTCTCTCTGAAATGCTGTACCTTGTTTCTCGAACACTTACATTATATTTAAAGACGACTTGCATTGTTTCTCTTGAAAAGAATCTCAAGATCGAATCATAGAGTAGAGCAATGTCATACCCACGATCTTTCTGCTGATCTTTCGCAATTGAAAATGAAAATCACCCAGGTGACTTATAAAGCGACTCGTCAGATCATCGAGTGAGCACAGCTAGTAGCGTTGTTCGTCACTCGATCCAAACAGTTGTTGCAGTAACAGTACAGCGAGTAAGATGGCGCCATACATGTCGAAGCACGTCGCCCTGGTGCTTGCCATGGCTGCCGCGATCGTGGCagcgcagcagcagctgcaacCATCGGAGGCAGCGACGACCCCGGCTCAGGCGGTGGCCTCTGACGCCGACGTGCTCCTCCGATTCCCTggccggccggggaccaggccACGTAGCCCCATCTTCCCGGGCTTCCCCGGAGCCAGGCCGTCGCCGCCAGCGTTCGGCTTCCCGGGCACGAGGCCGTCGCCGGCACCCACGCCCGGTGTGCCGTCGACGCCGGTGTCGCAGCCGCCTTGCCCCAAGGCACCGCTGGCGCCGCTACCCGGCTTCCCCGGCCTGCCAGGCAGCGTTGGCTCTACCCCGTCGTCGCCGACGGACTGCGTGACGCCGCTGGCGGGGCTGATGACTTGCGGGACGTTCCTGACGGGGAGCGAATCCGAGACGCCGACGCCGCAGAGCGAGTGCTGCAGCGGGCTGGCGGGGTTCCTGAACAGCTCAAGCTCGGCAGGGAACGGCGACGACCGGACGCTGCGGTGCCTGTGCCCGGTGATCCTGGGGGACGTGAACAAGATGCTGCCCAAGCCGGTGGACCCTGTCCGCATGATGTACCTGCCCATCGCCTGCGGCGTCGTCCTCCCGCCACAGGTCCTCTTCATCTGCTTCAGTAAGTCCTCTCTCTCATGGATCATCCATGATCATCCACGGTGCATTGCATGATAGAGTACTTGAACTCAACTGATCCATGCATGCAGCCGGGCAGCCAACCCCGCCGGTGGTCAGCCGCATTCCTGAGATCTGGGAGAAGCCGTCTTCAGGCAAGCCATTAACACCTTGATCTTCTATCTGTTAATTCACACTGGTGATATTAGATTCGATCGCTGATGTTGTTACTAACTATTCTGTTCTGTTCCATGCAGCCTTGTCACCTTGATTATTGATGTCAATCGGTAATAAGGGTGATGCAGtcagatatatatatagtatgaaGTTCAAGCTTAGCATGCAGCTGCCTGCCTCTCTACATACATGCAGTCAGATGCACTTGagaaactctctctctctctctctctctctctctcttatatatatatatatatatatacatactgcTACTCAAGATTGGTACATGCATCATGTGTGATGTAAGAGCATGTGTTCTATTTCAGGGAAAAATATAAGGCAAATTGTATTCAAGTACGTATATTCTTTCTCCACAAATGAAGCGTGCGATGCAATTGAGTAAAAGAGGAAAACAAAACTTGATAGTGTAAAACACACTAATATAGGTAAACTACTGCAGGAATGGCATTTCTTTGTCGAGATAATTTACTCATGACATTCATGGCCGTGGCGCATACGAGATAATTAATCAGCAGCAAAATGCAAAATACATCTGAAAAACTGAAGTGGAGATCTTTCATGTTCTCACCGCCATGAGCGGAGGAGAAGCGAAGCTTAGTTATATatgcctgatttttttttctttcgtaAGATTAGTATTTGACTGAATATACATAGGAATTGAAGCCGCTGCACCGAGATGCGCTCCCAGAATTTTTGAATGCATTTCAGGTTGATGGAGAAACCTTGGGAGAATAGAATATACTAACACCAGAGATAATCACAGCAAGAGTACTTTAACATACAAGAGGAGAGAAATAGTGAATGCTACAACTAGGTATAGAGTAGAACAATGGAAATACAATTTCTGTATTCTTTTTAGATTAACTTTGCCATGCAAACTGCGAGGTATGAATATGATAGATAATAGTGAAGTAGGGTTGGTTGTTGGGCATTCTTCCGCTGTTTGTTGTCCGAAACAGCACTCTGCAGGATGTACAATCTCTGCTGTCAGATCGATCCCTTCTTTAGACAACGTACGCTCGCTCTGTGTGCTGAACAAACTAGACATCACATTCTTTGTATTTAAACGGACACATGAGTTCACGCAAGTGACATATAAATACGAGACTGTTAGTTGCGTCTCTTCTTCTTGCGATAGATTTGCACACTCTCACAAGTTGGTAAGCAAGATGCCATCCATGTCCAAGCGCGTCGCTGTCGTTGTTGCCATGCTGCCGTCATCGTGGCGGCGCCGCAGCTGCAACCATCGGAAGCAAGGAAAACCCAGGAAAGCAATATTCTTCTTCAAGATTTAACACCTTCTTCAGTTAATAATTCACACTGCTCATAACTATGTTTTATATATATCTGATGCTGTCGTCCCTCTTGTTCCATGCAGCCACGTCACCTTGATTGGTGTCAATCGGATCGGTGGATAACGGGTGATTCCGTCAGATATAGTAACGAGTTTAAGCTTAGCAGCTGCATGCCTCTCTAGATTACGTACTTCATACATCCATTTCGAGTTAACAAAAATAGAACATGGGAAGAGCATGTATGATGTAAGAGCATGTTCTTTCTCAGGGAAAGAATATAAGCCAaattgtattcaaatatattgtgAGACACGTCACAGCTTTACTTGCATCATGAATCTACAATGCACTATTCATGCATGCTCTCTCACCACAAAGGTGCAGGGCCTGCAACAAAGTTCATGTGACCTATGGACGCCTCTTTATTTTCTTCATATTACCAACAACCAACCAACAAAAAGACCATGTATATGCTTTTATTCTGGGAGTAGCTGGATCAAACCTCTTCCTTTATAGCATCTAATAATCTGGCAATGAAGCCTGCCACTTGGGAAGCTAAGTTTCACTTTTGGTGCATGAAAGGAGTTGCACCAGTAAAGACTTGCTTGTTAGGGTAATTGTTAAGATTTCCTTCTGCTCGTACATCACGAAGAGCACGCACCCGGTCATGAATTAACTTCCTCTCCCAGTCCGCTATACCCTCGAAAGCATGCTCTGGAAGACTCTCAAAAGGCTCTTTCCATGGATCATTCTTAGCTAGATCATATGTTGCAGCACGGATCGCTCTCTTACTGGGTCCGCAGGGTCTTATGGAGGTTAGTTTGTCATAAGCTGTGTTAAGCTGCATGTAATGGATAGATGGTAAGAGCACCTAATTTTCTATCACTGTATGTATATGATGAGATGAAACAAACTTACATCCATATTCTCGAACCAAAACATGTAAGCAATTGCAACCGCAGGTGCTCTCCCAAGTCCAGCAGTGCAATGCACATAAACTCGCCCTTTGCGTTGTGATATAGCCCATTCTAGTGCGGAAACTGCCTTTGGCAATTGTGACCTCAAGGAATTCGGGTCAAAGTCAACTGCCTGCAACCAAGCAATTGTAAGCGTACGTACGAATGTAAATTACACTTGATATGTAGAAAGAATGATAAAGGACactgatttaaattttttgaagttatcagaaattcaaaagaaaattaaacAGATATAACGATACAGGCTCAATGGGTAAATAAGAAGCTCACCGGTCTTCTGATATGCTGAATGCCAAGTTCTTTACACCTACTGACCACAGCTTGGAAATCAATGCCCCAGTACTCAATGTCCTTGTCCTGCTGTAAACAAAGAATGTAGGCTACTTGCTCTTCATGTTTCAAGTGATCAATATCTTCAGGTGTTTGAGGTTGTGAGCCTACAATCAGACTGTCACTGATGACAGCATAATTCAtacctaaaaatcatgtgtaaaaATTAATTCTTCCATGAAAAAAGAGGACACTTTCTTTAATTCTAATCAATTATTGCATCTAGTACAGTGActtattaaaaataaatcaaaGCTAGAGAAGGAGATCTAAGTGACTCGGTGACAAAAATGGACTAAGATGTTTATGCAAAGTTGTTATCTTGCTACCTTTTTCAGTAAGAATTTCAGAAGAACTTACCTATGACATGAATTCAGAACTTACCTTTTTCACTAATGATTAAGAAAAGAAGGGATTTCTTCAACGTCCTGAGCTAATCGGTCTAACAGTATTTCCTTTAAGAAAACACCATGAAACTGATATATGAAGCTATGATATATAGTCAAACAAAATATTGGAATTATCCATTAGAGGATCACACTAACAATAATGCAATATCAGCGCTCTTCAATTACTTCCTTCAAGTCACAAAggatgaagaaatcaatttaaGATTTGCACCAACTACCACACTCATCACAGAAACATGGATGAATTGTATAGCCAAAATACAGCTAATCGCCAAGGCACCAACTACTGGGATGCCAAGCAATATAACATTCTCTCAGTTTTAAGATTACCTACAATAGTAATCACGAATAAGGGCCACCTACAATAAATATGGCCAAGAAAAGTGGAGGCTATGAGCCAAAATCCAATCTTTAAGCAAACCCATTGGCAGGTAACATCCAGTACCGCATAAATTGCGTGGCATTATTAAGATCACACTAGTTTTTCTTTCAACAAAGAAGAAGATCACACTAGTACCATCCATCAAAATTATGAGCACAGCCGCACAGGAACAAAATCTTTTTGGATAAGAAACCAACAGCCCACGTTGCAAGATCCATCCTTTACCCATTTCCAGCATCGATAGCAATCAGGGCGGGGGGCTATCGCAAAATGTAATGATGGGATGAGTCCGTACCGAGATCGTGGTGATACTCGTAGGGGTTGCGCATCATCCGCTTCATGGCAGTGTTGTAGTCCTCCATCCTCCCGCCCCCTTCAGCTCCGGccgtggaggaggagcggcacAGGAGAACCCCGACGCTCCTCCGGCGGCTCCTgcggccgccgggggcgcatcCAGCGGCGGCCACGGCTGGCCTGCTGCCCCTAGCGCTGATGCTGCCGGTTGAGATACTGCAGGATGTGGGGAGACGAGAGGCGTTGGCCATGGCCGCCATGATCGCAACTTGCAAAGATTATAGCAGGATTTCCTTCGATCTACAGGAAATAGTGCCGAGTGGAATGAGGCAGAGACCAGACGGGGAGGATGGGTGGTGAATGTTTTGGGCCTCATCGTCTCCCTTTGGATGGCCAGAAAAGCCCACAACCAACGCCATGCTATTGTTTGCAGTTACAAGTGGATATGGGACATTTTATTGGTTGATAACTTCcctatataaaataaatttgtgaaatcatcataagaaaaatataatgTAAAAAATTTCTACTGAAATAAATAGTATATTATGCACCGTTAATATTTCCACTCTAGCAACTTCTAAAATATTAGGCTTTTTCTGGAACAAAATCATTATATGTAAATCAAAATCTTAAATTAAACCATATTATTTTAAtgctaaaaataaaaagtaactCAGAAATCGAATGTTTTGGAGAATCCCATGAGCCTGTATCCCCTGGGTCAGATTGTGGGCGTATATTTGCATCCACTGATCCAAGCTGGAACAGTTTATACATGCAACCAAGCACGCTTCTCGCTGAGATTATACATTTTCATCGAGCTAGGTTACTCTTGTACACGTAACCAATCATACCCTATGTCACACTTGTGTCAGGCCGGGGAAATTTTGTTTCTAAATTAAGCTGTTTAGCATGAATTTAAATTTATGTGAATTCCTTTTGATTAtcctcataaaaaaaatctttaaattcctTGTGTTCCAAAAGAGGGATTTTATGTCAAGGTTTACAAATTTGTTTTATAGTTGAAAACCGGGACCCATCGAATTTCCGAAATTCATGAATATCAGAAAAACCATTta comes from the Phragmites australis chromosome 22, lpPhrAust1.1, whole genome shotgun sequence genome and includes:
- the LOC133904400 gene encoding leucine-rich repeat extensin-like protein 5 isoform X1, whose amino-acid sequence is MAPYMSKHVALVLAMAAAIVAAQQQLQPSEAATTPAQAVASDADVLLRFPGRPGTRPRSPIFPGFPGARPSPPAFGFPGTRPSPAPTPGVPSTPVSQPPCPKAPLAPLPGFPGLPGSVGSTPSSPTDCVTPLAGLMTCGTFLTGSESETPTPQSECCSGLAGFLNSSSSAGNGDDRTLRCLCPVILGDVNKMLPKPVDPVRMMYLPIACGVVLPPQVLFICFTGQPTPPVVSRIPEIWEKPSSGKPLTP
- the LOC133905299 gene encoding phosphoglucan phosphatase LSF2, chloroplastic encodes the protein MAAMANASRLPTSCSISTGSISARGSRPAVAAAGCAPGGRRSRRRSVGVLLCRSSSTAGAEGGGRMEDYNTAMKRMMRNPYEYHHDLGMNYAVISDSLIVGSQPQTPEDIDHLKHEEQVAYILCLQQDKDIEYWGIDFQAVVSRCKELGIQHIRRPAVDFDPNSLRSQLPKAVSALEWAISQRKGRVYVHCTAGLGRAPAVAIAYMFWFENMDLNTAYDKLTSIRPCGPSKRAIRAATYDLAKNDPWKEPFESLPEHAFEGIADWERKLIHDRVRALRDVRAEGNLNNYPNKQVFTGATPFMHQK
- the LOC133904400 gene encoding leucine-rich repeat extensin-like protein 5 isoform X2 — protein: MAPYMSKHVALVLAMAAAIVAAQQQLQPSEAATTPAQAVASDADVLLRFPGRPGTRPRSPIFPGFPGARPSPPAFGFPGTRPSPAPTPGVPSTPVSQPPCPKAPLAPLPGFPGLPGSVGSTPSSPTDCVTPLAGLMTCGTFLTGSESETPTPQSECCSGLAGFLNSSSSAGNGDDRTLRCLCPVILGDVNKMLPKPVDPVRMMYLPIACGVVLPPQVLFICFTGQPTPPVVSRIPEIWEKPSSALSP